The genomic interval GCACAGGTTCGAGGTGCGGTCGACGCACTCGAGTCCTAGGATCCTCAAGTCCAACCGGAGGTCGCGCTACGGTCAGGCACTCTCGCCGTTTGACTCTGATGATGACGAAGAAGAATACGACggcgacgacgacgacgacgtgGTGGAGGATGATTGGTCCTCGCCCAATGTGAGCTTACTTCCGCTGGTTTACTTGTATCTGTTTTCCTACCTTTTATTAAGCATAATTTTGCTTCAGTTCTCAACGAAAAAGCATCTATGACTTTGTGCATCTTAGTTAAGATTTGAGTCTGCACTTTTTGGAAGCTTTCTTCGCAGTTCTAGGTTTTCTCATCAAATTATTCGAAAGAGTCGACTTTTCCTTCTTACGAATTTTGTTCTTTTGCTCCTCTCGAAAGAacaaattttcaattctttcCAAGTAATTGCTACTGCTTTTGGaagtataactttttttattcgTGCTTTAGAAAGcataagattttttattctgAAATTTTGTGCTAATTAAAATTGGACCGACTTGTACGTGCTACATATGTGAATTGCTAGACATTAGAACTAATTAAactgctataaaaaaaatggacaatTGGAGTTTACTTTCGGACCGATTTTGGATTAGGAGCTATATCGAGCCAAATGGTTTGTATTAAGCTTGTATCAATGTGGGTTTGCTTGGCTTTTTTACAACTCGTTGTATTGACGACTCCCATTCTAGCTGGTGGCCATATTCACAATCATTGAGAAGTATTGCTTTTGTTGTCCTTTGAGCATCCAACCCAAAACAGTTGTGGGCTTCCTCTACATCCTAATGATCCAGCCAATAGAAAAAAATGCCAAATGGTCCTGGCATGTGGAATCTAAGAACATGTCAACCAGGCTCTGATCCAAAAGCTTAAGCCTGTAGGTGGAGAGGTCAATGCTTACAAAGACCCATAACCATTACACGTAGTAAATACATAATCACTTATGTTGATTATCAAGCCCTGCGCTTGCTGGTGTGTCTATAGTTGTTATGTGCGTGCAGATGCAAAAGGTGATAAAACATGCTACTTTGATTTtctaacatgttttgatattaaaGTGATGTCTCTGCAGGATGACTTTGCCAAAACTGCAGAAtttgatgttatgttatatacCTTGGCTTCTAATTCCTATGTTATACCTTTACTTACATCGCCTGTCTGCTAGTATGTTCCCCACGATATGTTGCTTGATTGCCATGGCTGATTTACCTTGATCTGCTATTAGCTGAGAGAGGTAGTCAGAAATCCGCACTGTTCGTTCACAAGTATAGAATCGATATCGCTGTAACTTTCTTCTCTTACCAATGATCTGGTGTTGTATGGTGGTATTGATTTTCTTATCTTTATCAACTTGTTTAAAGAGCTGAAAAGACTGAACATTTTCCTTGGAAATTCTATAATCTTTTGATCATTACAAAATGCTGTGTAAAACAAATAATTGGTGATTTGGTATGAATTGCTCAGATTAGAGGCATAATTTGAACAGCTATGCGTGAGGATTcttgtgatatattttatgttgcCAGTGATAGTTAAGTGCTAGATAGGTTCTCATGGCACAAAAGCAGAAGCAGTGATGTGTAAATAGTGTTTTTGACTCAATCGTAGGTCTTATTATCAGTTTGATTTGAATTTGTATATGAATCAATGTGTTCCCAACAGAAACAAATCCCTTCCATGATTGCTTTGTCCTTTTGATGTTTATGAGAGGAAAATACGTAATCTGCAAACTGCTAGCACAAAGAAGAGGTTTGGTATATTTGGAACACTGCAAAGTCACTATCTTTTCAGCAAAAGCATCAAGTCATGGCTCCCCTAACAAAGGGTGTGATAGAGATGCAAGTACTAGTCCAACTCTTAAAGGGATTTTGCTTTATTTGGAGCTAATAATAAGGCCTTGTATGGTTTGGCGAGAGTGCTTGaccttttttccttccttttatgAAGCATAATTTTGCTTCAGTTCTCTTCTTTTAATGGCGaaagatgaaaacaaaaaagcatCTAGGACTTTCTGCGTCTTAGTTAAGATTCGACTCTGCACTTTTTGGAAGCTTTCTTCGCAGTTCTGGGTTTTCACATCAAGTTCTTCAAAAGAGTCGACTTTTCCTTTTTACGAACTTTGTTCTTTTGCTCCACTCGGAAGAACAAATTTTCAACTCTTTCGAAGTAATTGCTACTGCTTTTGGAAGTAGAACTTCTTTTTTATTCGTGCTTAGAAAGCACAAGATTTTTTGCTCTGAAATTTTGTGCTAATTAAAATCGGAGCGACTTGTACGTGCTTTATATGTTAATTTCTAGCCACTGAAACTAATTGAACTGCTATAAAAAATGGACAATTAGAGCTTACTTTCGGACCAATTTTGGATTATGAGCTATATCGAGCCAAATGGTTTGTATTAGGCTTGTATCAGTGTGGGTTTGCTTGAgcttttacaactatttttattgAGGACTCCCATTTTAGCCAGTGGCCATATTCACAATCATTGAGAAGTAttgcttttgttttcctttgagCATCCAACCCAAAACAACTGTGGGGTTCCTTTACACCCTGATGATccagccaaaagaaaaaagaccaaATGGTCCTGGCATGTGGAATCTAAGAACATGTCAACCAGGCTCTGATCCAAAAGCTTAAGCCTGTAGGTGGAGAGGTCAATGCTTACAAACACCCATAACCATTATACGTAGTAAATACATAATCACTTATGTTGATTATCAAGCCATGCGATTGCTGGTGTCTGTAGATGTTATGTGCATGCAGATGCAAAAGGTGATAAAACATGCTACTTTGATTTtctaacatgttttgatattaaaGTGATGTCTCTGCAGGATGACTTTGCTGAAACTGCAGAATTTGATGTTAATGGAAAGAGAGTTAAGTCCGAGAATGGATATAAAACACGGAAAGGTAACCAGAGACAATCAGAAAAAGACCGGGGCATCGGATCATCCATGTTTGGAGAAAACCTCAAAGTTGATGAAGACCAATTGTACGTAAGAAATGGCAAGAGCACCTTCCAAAGGAGTGACATTGGAGGTTGCTATCATGATTCAAAGAGAACAGAGGAAGTCAGATCCTTAGACATGAATGGCAGAGGGAAGGTAAGTGTACGTTAACATGATAGGCTGTCAAGTTTTACTTCGTACTGTACTGACATGGCAAAGAAACATTACCATGTTGTCTTTGATTACAGTTGATGACAAGGAAATTCATGGAGGACAAATATCCTCGGCTATATGAAGAAATAGATTTGGATAAAAGATGTATGCCCCTTCTTGATTACTTGACCACGTTTGGGCTCAAGGAGTCGCACTTTATCCAGATGTATGAAAGGCACATGCCTTCCCTTCAAATTAATGTGTGTTCTGCTCAAGAAAGGTTGGAATACTTGTTGAGTGTTGGTGTCAAACATAGAGATGTGAGAAGAATACTTTTGAGGCAACCACAAATTTTGGAGTACACAGTGGAGAATAATTTGAAGTCCCATGTTGCTTTCTTGATGAGTTTAGGTATTCCAAGTTCCAGAGTAGGGCAGATAATTTCAGCTGctccctctctattttcttatagtgttgaGAATTCATTGAAACCCACTGTTAGATACTTGGTTGAAGAGGTTGGCATTAAGGAAAAAGATTTAGGTAAAGTTATACAACTTAGCCCTCAAATTCTGGTTCAGCGCATTGATAGAACATGGAATACTCGTTATATTTTTCTGTCAAAGGAGTTGGGAGCTCCAAGAGATAATATAGTCAAGATGGTGACAAAACATCCTCAGCTCCTCCATTACAGTATCAATGATGGATTACTGCCTAGGATCAATTTCTTGAGGGGTATTGGGATGGGTGATTCTGACATCTTGAAAGTTTTAACGAGCCTTACACAGGTTAATTTGCTTCTCTATGCATGTTTAAATCTTTGCGAAGTTCCTTTTAACCTCTTTTAACTGATTGGAATTGCTTGTGTTTGTGTTGGAAAAAGCAGTTTAATCTTTCCATACTTATCCTCAACCTTATTCTAGACTTTCTAGtcataaaattttcttctttcctgCTATAAGCATTGGTTCAATTTTCTTGTTTAATTCAATCTGCTTGCAGGTGTTATCTTTGTCACTGGAGGAGAATCTAAAGCCCAAGTATATGTACTTGATCAATGAACTCCATAATGAGGTGCGTTCATTGACAAAATATCCTATGTACTTAAGTTTGTCTTTGGACCAGAGAATTCGTCCTCGCCATAAATTCTTGGTTGCACTGAAGAAAGCTCCGGAAGGACCATTTCCTCTCAGTTCACTGGTTCCAACCGATGAATGCTTTTGTCAACAGTGGGCTGGAACCAGTTTAGATACATATTTGGAATTTCGGCAGAGACTACTGCTCAAGAAGTTTGCgaagaaatatgaaaagaaaggatAAGACACTGCACTAAGGTGTGGCCTATGTACTTGGTAGAGCAGTCTTGCCATTAACATCGGCAACCAAAAACTTCTTTTTGCCAATGTTAATGAGGTTTTTTGGTTGAAGTtcatctttgatttttgttagTCTCAAGCAAGCAAATGTTGTGCCATGGTTCAAGGATGCATTCAGCACTGTAATTGGTGCTGACGCCACTCTTATTGCGAAATTGGTATTTACATTCTCGTTAAAGGCCTGCTGGGGGTTATCTACAAAGTTATGGCAATCTAAAAGCAAGATGACCATGGAAAACTATGTTGCGTGAAGGTCAGCTTTTAATCCTTGAACAAGAAAGTGAATGATAATAGAAGTTGCTTGTAGAACAGTGCATTTTACAAGGGACGGATGGTGATATATTCTAATGGCCCTTTGACCTCATGGCTCCTCCATCCGCCCCATGTATCAGACAATGTGGGACATCCAGGATCCAATTCCCTTAACTTCAGCTACCTAGAAATGAAGATGGATATATGTTggagagtttttttattttttccttcctaAGCTGGGTATACGGTGGAGTTGGATTTagcatttgaattttgatagttCCAATGTCGGGTTTCATTAATGTGAACTGTTTATGTGAGTCTGATCTGGTTATAACCTCCCATGTATAAACATTCAATATCCAAAATCATTGAAGTTTTACCCTTTTTGGTACAGGATAATgttcctccatatatatattagaatatagaaatttattaacCATGGCTTCTAATTCCTATGTTATGCCTGTACTTTCATCGCCTGTCTACTAGTATGTGCCCCACGATATGTTGCTTGATTGCCATGGCTGATTTACCTTGATCTGCTATTAGTTGAGAGAGGTAGTCAGAAAACCGCACTATTAGTTCACAAGTATAGAATCGATTCACTGTAACTTTCTTCTCTTACCAATTGATCTGGTGTTGTGTGGTGGTATTGATTTTCTTATCTTTATCAACTTGTTTAAAGAGCTGAAAAGACCGAACATTTTCCTTGGAAATTCTATAATCTTTTGACCATTACAAAATGCTGTGTAAAACGAATAATTGGTGATTTGGTATGAATTACTCAGATTAGAGGCATAATTTGAACAACTATGCGTGAGGATTCTTGTGCTATATTTTTATGTTGCCAGTGATAGTTTTAAGTGCTAGATAGGTTCTCATGGCACAAAAACAGAAGCAGTGATGTGTAAATAGTGTTTTTGACTTAATCGTATGTCTTATTATCAGCTTGATTTGAATTTGTATATGAATCAACGTGTTCCCAACAGAAACAAATCCCTTTCCTGGTTGCTTTGTCCTTTTGATGTTTATGAGAGGAAAATACATAATCTGCAAACCGCTAGCACAAAGAAGAGGTTTGGTATATTTGGAACACTGCAAAGTCACTATCTTTccagcaaaagcaaaagcattTAGAGATGCATGTGCTAGTGCAACTCAAGGAGCTAATAATAAAGTCTTCGTGTTGAAGTTGATTGCAGTTTGGTTGCCtagtctctctctcacacacctGCTCTCTCAACAAAACCCATTAATTTTTCCGAAACTTGCGGGCATTTTTTTGCTCTGTGTTGCCGAAAAGCAAGCCAACCAATAAGGTCCAGCTTGGCAGAAGAATTATATCATGCCAAGGGACCCATCAATGGGTGGTgtcattttcaaaacaattattatatagaaagagATCATGAATGAGACGTAGCTGAACAATGCAattcctttattattattattattattattttaaatataggtACTTGCAAATTACTCCAACTCTTTCCATCTTTATCTTCCTTAAACTTGTTTTGTCATGTCAATTATTTTGTCGCTCGAGTAATACATTACCCTCTCatcttattttgtttatattaaataaaatataatatatttatatttattaaataataaaaaattattatataataaataatcatttaatgataataaatatgttacatcatatttaataaaataaaaataaaataatagtataatatataaaaattttcatatatatatatatataatcagtcTTTATGCCTTCTTTGTACAGATGATTGAGTCAACTCCAGCTAGGCATATTGGCTcttatgaattaaaatattaggtTCAGATTTAATAAGGTGGAATATCTAATTGTAATTTCAAATTCTGGATAATAATGAGCTGCAACCCACCATTGTTGTGCAAGTTTTCTTAGTGGTTGGTGTTCATGGGCAGATCCTTGTCCAGTGCCTCTGTCCACAAACCAAACCGCATGATGCTCTACCACTCAAAATCAAATggtttggagaagaaaaataaagggaaaacaAGGCGATGATACAAAAAGTAAAACCAAATCGACCAAACATGAAACCCAAAAGAGATTTGGAGATGGAAGATTGTAATTCTTTCGGATATCAGCAAAGAGATGCAATAAAGTAGCAAAAACACTAAATAAAGGGGTATAAGCTGCTGCTAAACGTTTTTGTTGAAGATATTTCATAAACTGCTGAGTGTCGTAGAGAATCTAGAACACTTCAAACATTGCATACCTTTTGGTTCCTATCTTCCACTAAAGACTAATAATTACATCCTCTGCTAAATATTCAAATCTCTTGCCTTCTTTCTGTGATTGAGATTAAGAAACTGTAGAACCTTTTAACATATACTTCTTCTATGTatcatattcttcttcttttctagtTCCTTCAACCCAATGTAAGGGGGAGGATATTCTTCCGCTGTTTCTTTGTTAGCCAGTATATACTTGCAGGGAACTTTTGATTGATTGACGAACACGTCGTGAAATGAGAAAAGGGTGTATAATAACCAGCAATGTTGCCTTTAAACCAGAACTCTATCTCTATAATCTTCTGTGTTGCTGAATCTATATGACCGTAGAAATGCTGCTAGCTATTGGAGATGCGAATGGGCTCTCGGGGAGATTAATAGACTGACTGctggagaaaagaaaacataataaaattcaatCAGAAAAGCAATGAATTCATAACAGCAGCAATGCTTAGCTGATGTatgttacatgcatgcatgcatgcatatgtacACAGATAATGGTGTGAGTCTACTACAAAAGGGCCTTTAAAAGTGAATCAGAGCTGACTGCCACTTaagattttgaaacaaaaaaggcCAAACAGCTTAAGAGTCGGAGAGGAGATGCAGCAGCAGCAATCATCAACAAGGATTGATTTATTAGAAGAGAACTTCATGATAACTCTAATATTTAAACACTAAGATCTGTTTCAAGATAAAAAAAGATTGAAGGGGTAATCATCGTCGAGGGGGGACAACAGAAATGACAGCAAGACTTAACTTACAGCACAAACAAAGGAGTCTCTACC from Juglans regia cultivar Chandler chromosome 2, Walnut 2.0, whole genome shotgun sequence carries:
- the LOC108985062 gene encoding transcription termination factor MTERF9, chloroplastic-like, with the protein product MASFLSLYPFNTTPPFSLNVFDTHLIVQSFSSLIGEGIVKRRSSGHRFEVRSTHSSPRILKSNRRSRYGQALSPFDSDDDEEEYDGDDDDDVVEDDWSSPNDDFAETAEFDVNGKRVKSENGYKTRKGNQRQSEKDRGIGSSMFGENLKVDEDQLYVRNGKSTFQRSDIGGCYHDSKRTEEVRSLDMNGRGKLMTRKFMEDKYPRLYEEIDLDKRCMPLLDYLTTFGLKESHFIQMYERHMPSLQINVCSAQERLEYLLSVGVKHRDVRRILLRQPQILEYTVENNLKSHVAFLMSLGIPSSRVGQIISAAPSLFSYSVENSLKPTVRYLVEEVGIKEKDLGKVIQLSPQILVQRIDRTWNTRYIFLSKELGAPRDNIVKMVTKHPQLLHYSINDGLLPRINFLRGIGMGDSDILKVLTSLTQVLSLSLEENLKPKYMYLINELHNEVRSLTKYPMYLSLSLDQRIRPRHKFLVALKKAPEGPFPLSSLVPTDECFCQQWAGTSLDTYLEFRQRLLLKKFAKKYEKKG